From a region of the bacterium genome:
- a CDS encoding sugar phosphate isomerase/epimerase: MFRNLSPEAINIKTTILERLRLAKLGNFEGMDISILESFEFSRVDKVEKIKSMFESFDIKIGGWCLPFNIGETEERFNQNIEMLNEYLKITQTLGAFRIYSWILPFSDDLPFKDNFQLHLQRAKKVCQIMEKYNCKLGLEFIGTKKVREKHKYEFIWNLEQMCEFLKEVSMDNIGILLDSWHLYASDGKIEDIKKLKGKDIIYVHVNDAPNIPKENLIDNERFLPGETGVIDIVEFLKALKEIEYDGPVTPEPFNKRVNELPDEIAVRLTGGYLLKIWNKVFK; the protein is encoded by the coding sequence ATGTTCAGAAATTTATCACCTGAAGCAATAAATATAAAAACAACCATTCTTGAACGACTGCGACTTGCAAAACTTGGTAACTTTGAAGGAATGGATATTTCAATATTAGAATCTTTTGAATTTTCAAGAGTAGATAAAGTTGAAAAAATTAAAAGCATGTTTGAAAGTTTTGATATAAAAATAGGTGGATGGTGTTTACCCTTTAACATTGGGGAAACAGAAGAAAGATTTAATCAGAATATTGAAATGCTGAATGAATACCTTAAAATTACTCAAACACTTGGAGCATTCAGAATATACAGTTGGATATTACCTTTTTCCGATGATCTGCCTTTTAAAGATAACTTCCAACTTCATTTACAGAGAGCAAAAAAAGTTTGTCAGATTATGGAAAAATATAACTGTAAACTCGGACTTGAATTTATAGGAACAAAAAAGGTAAGGGAAAAACACAAATATGAATTTATCTGGAATCTTGAGCAAATGTGTGAATTTTTAAAAGAAGTAAGTATGGATAATATTGGAATTTTACTTGACAGTTGGCATCTTTATGCTTCTGATGGAAAGATTGAAGATATAAAAAAATTGAAAGGGAAGGATATAATTTATGTACATGTTAATGATGCACCTAATATACCAAAAGAAAATTTAATAGATAATGAAAGATTCTTACCTGGAGAAACAGGAGTAATTGATATTGTGGAATTTTTGAAAGCACTTAAAGAAATTGAATATGATGGACCTGTAACACCTGAACCATTTAATAAAAGAGTAAATGAATTGCCTGATGAAATTGCAGTGAGATTAACAGGTGGGTATTTACTTAAAATTTGGAATAAAGTCTTTAAATGA